The genomic interval GAAAGACTGCTGATGTCTCATTTGCTGACAACAATGGAGACTCCAGCAACTGTAAAACTGTTGATATCAATGCTTACCATACTGGAGATACCATCAATGGAAACACTGCCGATATTGCCACTGCTGACAACAATGGAGTCGCCAGCAAGGATAAGTCCGCCGATACCGCCAGTGCTAACAACAATGGAGACATCAGCCAGGCCAATATCACCAATGCCACCCAGTAACTTTCAGAGACGATCAAATTACTTACATGTAcgcatttttatttcttttcagTATTTACAACCGACTGTTAGCCACCTCAACTATTTACATTATGTTTTAGGAGCAAACGTCTCCCATATTTCTTCACAATTTAGTAGTTTCTGTGAAGCTGCAATGTGATTCTTTTTATGTATCAGTACATCTGCATACACATGGAATTTGAGAGCTTTATGGCTGATGTCTGTAAACAATTGTCCTACAGCCCAAAATATAAAAGCCCAGTTTCATTTCCTATAGTCAGTCATAAACTTGCAGCTTACTCTAGGAATCAACTTTATAGGGCGTTGAATTAACCGACCCAATTAGTTTAGAGCAGAAAATCCAACCTCCATTTGCCGAGGTTGGGGAGGAAATGGCCGCCGATTGGACCCAACTCCCACCGGAGCTCGTAGAATCAATCTCCAAAAAGCTGAAAATCTACTCCGACTATCTCCGATTCCAAGCCGTGTGTCACAGCTGGCAATCCTCTATCCCAAAAACTCCAAACCACCTCCCTCCTCAGCTCCCATGGCTGATGCTCCCCCAATCCCAACCCAACCAATCCCACCGAGCCTTCTACAACCTCTCCAACAGCAGGGTTCACTTCCTCCACCTTCCAGAAGCTTCTCACCGCAAGCGCCGCTGCGGCTCCTCCCACGGCTGGCTTGTCATCCTCGACGAGACCCCCTCCGTCCTCCTTGTCAACCCCCTGACACGGGGCAAGCGCCACCTCCCTCCGCTCTCCACTTTCCCGAACGTCGTTAGTTTCGACTACTCCCAAATTGGGCGGGAGTACGTGCTCCGGTCCCTCTCCGGCGAGCTCCACACCCGCAGCTTGATCCAAATGCGTGATTCCTTTGTGAAGAAGCTCGTGCTGTCTTCGAGTCCGGTGAAAGACGCCGGGTTCGTTGCCCTGACGATTGTGAATCAGACCGGTGACTTGGCGTTTTGTAGGGAGGGGGACAAAAGTTGGAGTTTCATAGATGAAGCGAGGTGTTATTCGGAGGACGTCATTTCTTGCAATGGCTTGTTTTATGCAGTTGATAATCATGGCATTGTTGCAGAGTGCGATGTGAAGGGTCCGGCCCCTGTGGTTAGGATCATCCAAACGCCGAGATTGGACGATGCGGATATGAGGTATTTGGTGAGTTCGGGGGCGGATTTGTTGTTGGTTAGCAGGTATTTGGATGTTGATCATGACATTGTGAATGATGATGCAAATGTGAATTACAGAACAGTAGGATTCGATGTTTTTAGGATGAACTGGATAGGCCCGAGGTGGGGGAAGGTTGAGAACTTAGGTGATAGGATGCTGTTTATTGGGGAAAACTCGTCATTTTCATTGTCGGCATCTGATTTTCCAGGATGTGTGGGGAATTGTATTTATTTTACAGATGATTACTCCGAGTTGAACTATGAAAGTGGAGTTGGGGGATATGATTCGGGCATTTTCAGATTATGGGATGGAATGATACAAGAATTGCCCCCGTATCCAAGGAATTCGGACTACCAGGTATATTGGCCTCCCGGCTCTCTACCGCTTTGGGTTATCCCCAATCCATGCTAATACAGGATCTTGAATGTAAGTATTCACAATTGTCCATTTGTATCCTTTGTACACTAAATTATGTGGATTGTGGAGCTGCTGTGTAGATATGAGATATGGTTGTTGAAATCAATAATTTCTGGTGGTTGTAGTGTTGCCTATTATTTTGTATCTAGTATATTCTCTGTTTCATGTACATGCTCATAAACAATCTGTAAATGCACAATGTTTCATGAATGCGGTATATGAATGACTGCCTCATCTTCTGTACAAAACCTTGCCACCTCATGAACTTAATCTGtatcatctatatatatatatacaagctcGTGTTGGTGAAAGCTTTCCGGTAGTCTGATGTTGCATTCTCATTCCGGCCTGTGTGCACAAAGTTCTTAATCAATCACGCTAGTCTTAAATGATATAATGTTTAGTCCTATCCCGTTGGTAATGGTCAACAGTTACGATGTTTATAAAGAGACTAGGAGGTAAACCATGTTCTCTTTATTCAAGCACTATCAGTGCAGGACTGTATTCATCCTTGATTATTTAATTACATGAATAGGTTAACTGATGAAGTAATCGATTTACAGGAGCTAATTGATTAACAGTTAACATCGAGCTGAGTTATCTCTCAGTATTTGTCCTATTTAAATGCCTTCGAGGGCCATTGGTGAAAAAACTGAAATTACTATGGGTCTTGTTCTAGTAGAAGACCGAGTTTCATCTTCATCTAGTTTTACCCTCTTCAGGATACCAGTTTTGGTTGGAATGTAGCCATGTAGGTGAAAGCATTTAGTGCTAACTATTTTGTTTCCTCATATTGTAGCCTGCCATGAGAAAATTGGTAGAGATGCAGCTATAGCTGGTTTCTGCGGCTCTCCGAATCTGTGGGTGAGCTGATGCGCACCCATAAGGTCCGTCTATATTTTCTAGATTAATTCGTACACCAAGTCACCAAGTAGGTTCTGAAAGTCTCTGTTGTAAAGAGCTAGTTCTAGTTTGAAGAAATGGCAAAGATGGAAACAAATATCAATCCATTCGGCACAACAACCAGAAAgctataaaaaataaaaaatcattaGTGTGTTTTTGTCAAAGTACCTACAGAAGTAATTAATCAATCGACTTTTATATTTACagatttaaattatgtaatattGGGAATGGATGAATTGTTGACTTGGTGTATGaattaatataaataatttaaatccGTAAATATAAAAGTTGATTGATTAATTACTTCTACATGTATTTTTAGGACTGAGACCGGTACGGTTCAATTTGGGATTCGGCCGATACTGATACTGATACCGATAATTTATTCGGTTTCGATTTCGGTTCGGAATTGTAAATTTGAAACTTAATACCAAACTGAACCCGTACAAATCGATTCGGGATGAGTTCAGTTTGGTAAAATTGTACACGTTTGCATGTATTTCTATCTATTTAAACTATTAGTTAATGTAAATTAACATTCTAAGTCTTTAAAAGTACAATGTAGacctaaaaaactaaaaacaatattgaaaatgcatatatttaatatattttatacattCGGTATGAATTATACATATACTGAACCGTACCatttataaaatttcaatattaatttCGGTACAAGACGAAGATATTTTTATCAATTCTTCCCGACCTGTCGGTATTCGGTACGAAACGGTCGATTTCGGTACCAACTCCCACCCCTAGGTATTTTGACAAAAACACacatgatttttattttttttagctTTCTGGTTGTTGTGCCGATTGGATTGATATTTGTTTCCATCTTTGCCATTTCTTCAAACTAGAACTAGCTAACCAACAAATTAGCCGTCtttgtacaatataatatGAACACCAGGTCCTAAGAATCCAAGCTTTAGATATACTCTATCCACCAAGCCAACCATAACATAAAGTTGTCATAAACCAACACCAAAACCAATCAGTGACCTTGGTTCTGCTGATTAACTATGCGATGCAACGCATGGAGTACACAGACACAGACGAGTCCAATGCCGGAGGTGCACCATAAACTCTAGGATGGTCACTCTCTATCCCATAGTCCATCATCGGCCGGAACTCGAGCTCCTCATCGTGATCATACACAAACTCCGGTATCTCTATCTCATTCCGCCTAACATGGTCCCAAAGAAACTCCAGTCTCGTCACATAGTTCACCTTCTTGTACAACCTGTGTGCCATAGACCACCACAAGCAACCAACCCCTTAATATCGTGCGTTTCTAATTACTTGTCAGTTACGTAGTCAAAAGGACAAACAAGAATGAAAAGAAGCAAGCTCAATTACTCACCCGCCGGTGAAAAGGAAACGACCAAAGGTGGCAAGGAAGAGTCTGGCCTGCAAACCTGGATGGACAAAGTAAACGGCTT from Argentina anserina chromosome 2, drPotAnse1.1, whole genome shotgun sequence carries:
- the LOC126783588 gene encoding F-box protein SKIP23-like, whose translation is MAADWTQLPPELVESISKKLKIYSDYLRFQAVCHSWQSSIPKTPNHLPPQLPWLMLPQSQPNQSHRAFYNLSNSRVHFLHLPEASHRKRRCGSSHGWLVILDETPSVLLVNPLTRGKRHLPPLSTFPNVVSFDYSQIGREYVLRSLSGELHTRSLIQMRDSFVKKLVLSSSPVKDAGFVALTIVNQTGDLAFCREGDKSWSFIDEARCYSEDVISCNGLFYAVDNHGIVAECDVKGPAPVVRIIQTPRLDDADMRYLVSSGADLLLVSRYLDVDHDIVNDDANVNYRTVGFDVFRMNWIGPRWGKVENLGDRMLFIGENSSFSLSASDFPGCVGNCIYFTDDYSELNYESGVGGYDSGIFRLWDGMIQELPPYPRNSDYQVYWPPGSLPLWVIPNPC